GTAAAGCGTTTTAATGCAATTGATTAATGGGAACGATTCTGTCTGACCCTGTCTTCTGCTTTAACAATCATCGGTCTAATAACAGTGTTAGTGACCGGAACTCTTGTTTTGACCTGCCATAATGCTAAAGGTCTGAATGGTAGCAACGGCCAGAGATAAGGTACGGTGAATACTTTCATCTGTGCAAGAAAAACGATTAAGAGCGTCAACCCGATAATAAAACCTGAAGTATGGAAAAATGCTGTCATAATCAGCAGAAAAATACGTGCAAATTTATTCGCAATGCTCAGCTCATAGCTTGGCGTTGCAAACGTGCCGATCGCTGCTACCGCTACATATAAAATCACTTCAGGAACAAATAACCCGACATCTATTGCAATCTGTCCAATCAGTACTGCAGCAATTAAGCCCATTGCAGTAGATAATGGCGTAGGAGTATGGATCGCTGCCATTCTTAAAAATTCAATACCGATATCAGCTAATAACAGCTGCAGGATTAAAGGCACGGCAGCATCTTCTTTTACACCGATAAATGAAAGAGCGTCAGGCTTCAAAGCGGGATCGATCGCCATCAAATACTAGAGTGGCAATAAAATAATGGAAGCTGCGATACCTGTAAACCTGATAAACCTGAGCATGGTTCCGGCAGCAGGAGATTGTCTGTATTCTTCTGCGTGCTGTGTGTGATGAAAAAAAGTTGAAGGTGCAATAATAACACTTGGAGATGTATCGATATAAGTA
This region of Jeotgalibacillus malaysiensis genomic DNA includes:
- a CDS encoding stage V sporulation protein AF — protein: MAIDPALKPDALSFIGVKEDAAVPLILQLLLADIGIEFLRMAAIHTPTPLSTAMGLIAAVLIGQIAIDVGLFVPEVILYVAVAAIGTFATPSYELSIANKFARIFLLIMTAFFHTSGFIIGLTLLIVFLAQMKVFTVPYLWPLLPFRPLALWQVKTRVPVTNTVIRPMIVKAEDRVRQNRSH